A single region of the Sorghum bicolor cultivar BTx623 chromosome 9, Sorghum_bicolor_NCBIv3, whole genome shotgun sequence genome encodes:
- the LOC8071215 gene encoding acyl-coenzyme A oxidase 4, peroxisomal yields the protein MGGLGGAGGGGGGGGGGGEVGLPALDVALAFPQATPASLFPPAVSDYYQLDDLLTNEEKVLRKKVQGVMEKEIAPIMTEYWEKAEFPFHVIPKLATLGLAGGTTKGYGCPGLSLTATAISTAEVARVDASCSTFILAHASLVVPTIALCGSESQKQQYLPSLAQFKMLGCWALTEPDNGSDASSLRTAATKVPGGWHLNGQKRWIGNSTFADMLIILARNAETKQLNGFIVKKGAPGLKATKIENKIGLRMVQNGDIVLNEVFVPEEDRLPGINSFQDVNKVFAMSRVLVTWQPIGISMGVFDMCHRYLKERKQFGAPLAAFQLNQEKLVRMLGNVQAMLLVGWRLCKLYEAGKLTPGQSSLGKAWTSRKAREVVSLGRELLGGNGILADFLVAKAFCDLEPIFSYEGTYDINSLVTGRDITGIASFKPAMVAKSRM from the exons ATGGGTGGCTTGGGAG GcgctggtggcggcggcggcggcggcggcggcggcggcgaggtcggCCTGCCGGCGCTCGATGTGGCGCTCGCGTTCCCGCAGGCCACGCCGGCGTCCCTCTTCCCGCCCGCTG TGTCAGACTACTACCAGCTTGATGATTTGCTGACTAATGAAGAGAAGGTTCTAAGGAAGAAGGTCCAAGGTGTCATGGAAAAGGAAATCGCACCCATTATGACTGAA TACTGGGAGAAGGCGGAATTCCCATTTCATGTCATTCCAAAACTTGCGACTCTTGGCTTAGCTGGAGGTACAACAAAG GGATATGGGTGCCCAGGGCTCTCCCTTACAGCTACTGCTATTTCAACTGCAGAAGTTGCACGGGTGGATGCGAGCTGCTCTACATTTATTCTAGCCCATGCCTCTCTTGTAGTGCCGACTATTG CGCTTTGTGGATCAGAGTCTCAAAAGCAACAGTACCTACCATCTCTTGCCCAGTTTAAAATGCTTGGTTGTTGG GCATTGACAGAGCCAGATAATGGAAGTGATGCAAGCTCGTTAAGGACTGCAGCAACTAAG GTACCTGGTGGTTGGCATTTAAATGGCCAAAAGCGTTGGATAGGTAACAGCACTTTTGCAGATATGCTCATCATTTTAGCCAGGAATGCAGAGACAAAACAACTAAATGG ATTTATAGTAAAGAAAGGGGCTCCTGGTCTGAAAGCCACAAAAATTGAAAACAAAATTGGACTCAGAATGGTGCAAAACGGTGACATAGTTCTAAATGAAGTATTTGTCCCCGAGGAAGACAGATTACCTGGCATCAATTCATTCCAGGATGTAAACAAG GTCTTCGCCATGTCTCGCGTCTTGGTGACATGGCAGCCAATAGGCATATCAATGGGAGTTTTTGACATGTGCCATCG GTATCTGAAAGAGAGGAAGCAGTTTGGGGCTCCGCTGGCAGCCTTTCAGCTCAACCAAGAAAAGCTTGTCCGAATGCTGGGCAATGTTCAGGCCATGCTTCTCGTTGGCTGGCGACTGTGCAAGCTTTACGAGGCAGGCAAATTGACACCAGGACAGAGTAGTTTAGGAAAG GCGTGGACGTCCAGAAAGGCCAGGGAGGTAGTTTCTCTTGGCCGGGAGCTGTTGGGTGGCAACGGCATTTTAGCTGATTTTCTGGTCGCAAAG GCGTTCTGTGATCTGGAGCCGATTTTCTCGTATGAGGGCACCTATGATATTAACAGCCTGGTGACTGGCAGAGATATCACGGGGATCGCCAGCTTCAAACCTGCCATGGTAGCGAAATCACGCATGTGA